Proteins encoded by one window of Aphis gossypii isolate Hap1 chromosome X, ASM2018417v2, whole genome shotgun sequence:
- the LOC114133062 gene encoding cilia- and flagella-associated protein 52-like, translated as MEEIVVQDLELKSLIGFDGNPLNGLILHPDGVHLIYPLGTNVTAYNWSTKAQRFFVGLTNIISAVTVSNTGKYVAAGQVNYMGFRSPIIIWDFQTGEPVTKYDSHMVRVESVSFSCCEQYLMSLGGIDDGTIVVYEIDKRQVLCGSSSVKSTAGISTVLRAVNGRNRCFVVAGDNMLRLWTLNREQRNLQGLDTSFAKIKRKILCTAIDRRDEYAYCGTSTGDVLKVALNFPADAAAQIPAGSPTLVGCFAKYPTAAGNKKRPPAGVTVELYSKGVTSLLLYGDDGTMIVGSGNGVVELVRQKAQQQQPKHKTAETRLAAPTRPLLVAVRSADVESTVTSVQLMGDHTALVGTIRCELFTVSVDTFAVTRMFTCHTSAVYDLAFPRGYSKVFATASKDDVRVWSVDTLQELLRVTVRNCTCSGVLFSHDGTQIISSWNDGRIRSFTPETGRPLYTIHNCHNNGVSAIAMCVDGVKLVSGGGDGQVRVWQLNGTDGILLAVLKEHKGAVTSIDLHRLGHEAITSSADGTCIVWDIVRYTRLSIMFSSTVFTSAMYHPNATQLLTSGTNRYIGFWEALDGSLIREIEGSAVAAVNSLDMTPSGKYFVTGSSDQTVKVWLYNEGVPTHVGVGHAGVVTNVRVSPDGRYLVSTSVDGGIFLWRFPHDSDTKPSSSRCSTVSGVSAGEQQTVRSRQLSLKKSMPVRKENISDISSAQKVMSVLPDGEAAAGGDVGVRNSTSSRNICKSSSSAR; from the exons ATGGAAGAAATCGTAGTACAGGATTTGGAGTTGAAATCACTGATCGGCTTCGACGGTAACCCGTTGAACGGTCTGATATTGCACCCGGACGGCGTTCACTTGATTTATCCTCTCGGCACCAACGTGACGGCGTACAACTGGTCGACCAAGGCTCAGCGGTTCTTCGTGGGGCTGACCAACATCATATCGGCGGTGACGGTGTCCAACACCGGCAAATACGTGGCCGCCGGCCAGGTGAACTACATGGGTTTCCGGTCGCCGATAATCATATGGGATTTCCAGACGGGCGAGCCGGTGACCAAGTACGATTCGCACATGGTGCGCGTCGAGTCGGTGTCGTTCTCATGCTGCGAACAGTATCTGATGTCGCTGGGCGGCATCGACGACGGCACCATCGTCGTGTACGAGATCGACAAGAGACAGGTGCTGTGCGGCTCGTCGTCGGTGAAGTCGACCGCCGGCATATCGACCGTGCTGAGGGCGGTGAACGGGCGCAACCGGTGCTTCGTGGTGGCCGGCGACAACATGCTCCGGCTGTGGACGCTGAACAGGGAGCAGCGGAACCTGCAGGGGCTGGACACGTCGTTCGCCAAGATCAAGCGGAAGATCCTGTGCACGGCCATCGACCGCCGGGACGAGTACGCGTACTGCGGCACCAGCACCGGCGACGTGCTCAAGGTCGCCCTGAACTTTCCGGCGGACGCGGCCGCGCAGATACCGGCCGGGTCGCCGACGCTGGTCGGCTGCTTCGCCAAGTACCCGACGGCCGCCGGCAACAAGAAGCGGCCGCCGGCCGGCGTCACCGTGGAGCTGTACAGCAAGGGCGTGACGTCTCTGTTGCTGTACGGCGACGACGGCACCATGATCGTGGGCTCGGGCAACGGCGTCGTGGAACTGGTCCGGCAGAAGgcgcagcagcagcagcccAAGCACAAAACGGCCGAGACGCGGCTGGCCGCGCCCACGCGACCGCTGCTGGTGGCCGTCCGGTCGGCGGACGTCGAGTCGACCGTGACCAGCGTACAGCTGATGGGCGACCACACAGCGCTGGTGGGCACCATCCGTTGCGAGCTGTTCACCGTCAGCGTGGACACGTTCGCCGTCACCCGGATGTTCACGTGCCACACATCCGCCGTCTACGATCTGGCGTTTCCGCGCGGCTACAGCAAGGTGTTCGCCACCGCCAGCAAGGACGACGTGCGCGTCTGGTCGGTGGACACGCTCCAGGAACTGCTCCGGGTCACCGTCCGGAACTGCACGTGTTCCGGCGTGCTGTTCTCGCACGACGGCACGCAGATCATCAGCTCGTGGAACGACGGCCGCATCCGGTCGTTCACGCCCGAGACCGGCCGGCCGCTGTACACCATACACAACTGCCACAACAACGGCGTGTCGGCCATCGCCATGTGCGTGGACGGCGTCAAGCTGgtcagcggcggcggcgacgggcAGGTGCGCGTGTGGCAGCTCAACGGCACCGACGGCATACTGTTGGCCGTGCTCAAGGAGCACAAGGGCGCCGTCACGTCCATAGACTTGCACCGGCTGGGACACGAGGCCATCACGTCCAGCGCTGACGGCACGTGCATCGTCTGGGACATCGTCCGGTACACGCGGCTCTCCATCATGTTCTCGTCCACGGTGTTCACGAGCGCCATGTACCACCCGAACGCCACTCAGTTGCTGACCAGCGGCACCAACCGGTACATCGGGTTCTGGGAGGCGCTCGACGGGTCGTTGATCCGCGAGATCGAGGGATCCGCCGTGGCCGCGGTCAATTCGTTGGACATGACGCCCTCAG GCAAGTACTTCGTGACCGGTAGTTCGGATCAGACGGTTAAGGTTTGGCTGTACAACGAGGGGGTGCCCACACACGTGGGTGTTGGCCACGCGGGAGTCGTGACCAACGTGAGGGTGAGTCCGGACGGCCGGTATTTGGTGAGCACGAGTGTGGATGGTGGCATATTCCTGTGGCGTTTCCCGCACGACTCGGACACCAAGCCATCCAGCAGCCGGTGCTCGACGGTCAGTGGCGTGAGCGCGGGTGAACAGCAGACGGTTCGGTCGCGGCAGCTGTCACTGAAGAAGTCGATGCCGGTCCGAAAAGAAAACATTTCCGACATATCGTCGGCGCAGAAGGTGATGTCGGTGTTGCCGGACGGTGAGGCCGCTGCCGGCGGTGACGTGGGTGTCCGCAATAGTACCAGCAGTAGGAACATTTGCAAATCGTCGTCATCCGCCCGATGA